The Rhodovulum sp. P5 DNA segment CGGATCAGCGTTGCCAGGCGAGGCGAAGGCCCGGAACCGCTCGCTCGCTTCATGCAACAGTTCCTGCGTCACCGTGATGTAGACCAGCGTGGAGTTGATATCCCGGTGGCCGAGATATGTTGCAAGATACGGCAGCTTTTCCTGCGGATTCACGCCTTGTCGGTACCATTCGAGGATCCGGTGAACGACAAAGGTATGGCGCAGGTCATGGATGCGCGGCCCGGTCTTGCCCGTGACCGGTTTGAGGCCTGCCATGCGCAGAATGGCAACAAGGTGATCGCTGATAGTTGCCCGACAGTAATAGCGGTTCTTTTGATCGTGCCAGAACAAGCCAGCTTCGGGGCTGCGAGAGACCTTGGCCTTCTCCCGCGCTTCGAGAAGCACGCGCAGAGCATCCATCGCGCTGTCCGACAGCGGCAGAATGCGGGACTTGAAGAACTTCGTCTCCCGGACCGCGATGGTTCCGGCCTGCATGTCAACGTCGCCAAGCGTCAGCCTTGCAATCTCGCCGATGCGCAATCCGGCGCAATAGGCCAGAACCAGCATGGTATATAGGTTGATCGGACGCGAGGGTGCGCGCGGCGACGGGTAGGTCCGGGCGATCGCAAGCAGTTTCTGGATTTCCTCGGAGCTGTAGATATAGGGGCGCCGCCAGCCGCGAGCGACCTGTTTCGCTGGCCGGTTGTCCGATTGCCGTTTGGGACGTGATGGATCGTCATGGCACAGTGCCTTGTTCAGGATACGGGCCAATTTCTCGCATTCGGCCGGATGGTTCGCGGTCGTCTTTGTCCTGCGGTAGTTCTCAAGCATGATCTCCAGCGGCTGGCCATCAAGATCGGGCCTTCGCTGCAGAAAGCGGTCGAACCTGCGGCAAATGACGTCGGCCGCCTCATACCGGTAGCCCCTGCGCTGCATCCGCTCGACATGGTTGCGCATCAGCTCTCCCAATGAACTTTCGAACGGTCGAGGTTGCCGCAACGCCTCGAGTGCCTGATTGGGATCAGGGGCCATCAAAGCCCGTATTACCCCCGTGTCACTGTGGGCATTATAGTCACGGCGAAGGTCGGAGATCGGACTGCTCCCAATCCTTCCTTCATCCGCCAGGGCATCAAGGAAGCGGGTAACAATACGGGCGCGGTTCTTCACCGTTGAACGGGCCCAGACCTCGCCGCGCTCGCGCAACCAGTATTCAAATGCTTGCCGGTCGGTTGCGCCAAACCGCAACGCCACCTGCCGGAAGCTGTTCAGCGCTTGCCGATAGTAAATTGGCGTTATCGCATAGTTCAATGGAAGCCGGGCGATGTAGTGCTCGATGAGCTCATCGCCATCCTCGGGCCAACGCCTCATTGTCTCACCTCCCGACCTGGAAGGTTGATGGCAATTGCACGCAGGTCTTCGGTGGCAAGCTTCAGATAGGGAGCTGTCGATTCCGGGGATCGGTGGCCAAGGACATCGCCGATGATCTTGCGCGGGGTGGATGCCCTCAGCATGCTGACCGCACGGGCGTGACGGAAGATATGCGGTCCGCGCTTGCCAGCAAGCTCAATTCCGGCGTTAGCGAGGCGCCGTTTGACCACACCATAGAGGCCGCCCGCCATCATCGCCTGATAAGGCGCACGGCTCCGCACGAAGATGGTGCGCACATTCGTGTCCGGACGACCGTCCCGCAAGTAACGCAGGATCGCTTCCCCCACGGGTTCCATCAGGGGCAGCACGTCCGAGGCATTGGATTTGGAGCGCTGTACCCGAATGGTATCGGCCCGCCAGTTGATATCCTCGATCTGCAATCGGCCGACCTCGCCGGACCGAAGGCCGTAATTGGCAAGAAGCTGCAGGATCGCGTGGTCACGTAATCCCAAGGGCGAACTGTCCTGCCCCGCAAGCTCAAGAACCGCCGCGATCTGATCCGCAGTCAGGATCGACGGAATGCCCTCGTAGGCGTAGAGGAGCGGGGCAATCACATGACCCGAGAGGTCATCCGGATGCAACTTGCCCCGGTGTAGATGGCGCAGGAAGCCGCGCAACCGTTCGGCCACGTCCTTGAGCGATTTGCGAGTCAATCCCGGCGCCCTGATATCCATGTAAGCATCGACGTCGCGCACGCTCAGATCGGCAAGACCGACTTTTTCGTACCGCTGGACGAACCATTTGCAAAAATGACGCGCTTCCCACATCAGCGCCTTGATCGAAGGTTCTGCCAGGCCGCGTTCGACCCTTAGCCATTGCTCATACTGGTCGCAGGTCTCGCGGGCGACGCGCTCTGCTTCGTTTGCGGCAGGCGGCGCTGGCGGCCATTCTGGCAAAGCGGAGCGCAGCAAGGCATGAATGCCCGACCGCGGGATCGATGCCCAACTGGACCCTGGTGCGCGCCCGCGGTCCCGTTGAAACTGCCGGACTGCGTGGCGCAAGTATTCGGCGACAAAGTCCGGGGTGACGTCGCGCAGGTCAATCGCGTGCTCCTCCAGATAAGCGAGGAATTGACCGGCATAGAGGCAATAATTGTGAATGACCGTCAGGCTGTAACGCTGCCGGTGCAGGGTGTCGCGAAGCTTCGAAAGCTCCTCAGGTTTCGATGATGACATTTGGTTTTCCTTGGTTTGTTGGGTCAACCAAGGGAACCTCCAGTCTCAAATAATGCGCAGCAAGGGCGACAGCACCCCTATCCAACACATTGAAATCAAACGGGCTACGAAATTCTCCTCCGCATTATGCCGTTCTCGCGATAATTACGGGTCCTTCGCTCGGACAAGGGTGCGATCTTCAAGCACGCAGCAGATGCGCAGCGTGCCTGCGACTATCTGATCGCCAGATCGGAGGCGGGTAGGACAGGGGAGGGCGCCCAGGCCGCCTGACGATTCTAATGCGGCAAAGCACTCTTAGCAGGTGGCTCTTACCCAAGCTTCTCCAACACTCGTTTCAATGTGTAAGGCGAAGTGTATCCAACTGCTTGTGCGACGCGTGCCAAGCTTACCCCACGGGCCATGTACTCACGTGCCGCCTGGCAACGCAGCCGTTGTCTCCAGGCGTCGAAGCTAAGACCCGTCTCGCGCCGGAATGCTCGCGTGAATGTGCTTCGGCTCATGCCGCATTGTTCGGCCCAGTGATCGATGCCATGATAAATTGAGGGATCGGCCAGCAACCTTGAACAGACGTCGCGAAGCCCGTCACTGTGCGGAAACGGCAAGGCCAGCGGGGCGTCCGGCGCATCTGCAAGCTCCAGAAGGATGAATTGCGTTAGGTAGGATACCCTGCCCGTACCGTCGTCTCGATTGTCCATCTGGCACAAGCGCAGCACTAGAGCCGACATCAACTCGGACATAGCGATGATCCTGCAGGGGGGCCGGGACCCGGCCACCTGATCCGCCACGGAAATGTAGATGGAACGCAGCTCAACCTCGCCAACCATACGGGTTTGATGCGGGGTCTCTGGGGGAATGATCAGCCCATAGCCGGCGGGCACAGCCCAGTTTGCGCCAGTCGTTTCGGCAAGCATCAGCCCGGAGATGGCGTGCATGATTTGGACGCGTGTGTGCTGGTGGCGTTGAGAGACATAGCCGTCAGCATAGGTCTTGCTGAGACTGACAATAGTAGCAGGCAAAATCTGCAGATGGTCCGCTGAAGATGATCCAAGCATTTTCGAAACTTCATTTGACCCGGTTGAGAGAAAAGTGACCCCATTCTCCAATCAGGTCAACATAGGGTGCGGGAAACCTGAGCGAGGACACCATGCCACCTAAGAAAACCTCCGTCATCGTCTTCGATATCGACGGCACACTGACCGACAGCGTTGCGCCTCACCAAGCTGCTTTCGAAGCTGCCTTGCGCAGTTTTCCATTCCCTGCGCTGCGGACGGACTGGGCCTCCTACAAGCACCATTCTGACAGCGCGATAGTTCAGGAAGCCTGGGAGGAAGCCGGGTTCGATGGCCACCCGGACATGGATGGGGTGGAGGCACAGTACCGGCTGGCGTTGGACAATACGATCTGCGCCCATCCAATCCTGGAGATCCCCGGGAGCTCCGCATTTCTATCAGCACTGGAGCAGACCCAATGGGTTGCTTGTTTCGCAACCGGGAGCTTTCGATACGGCGCATTGCGCAAACTGGATGCTCTTGCCTGCCCGGTTGATCTTGATCTACTCGTCACGGCATCCGAATACCAAACGAGGGAAGATATTGTCGCGGCCTCAATCGAGAGTGCGCGGAGCAGGCATTCCATTTCTGATTTGGATCGGGTTCTGTCGGTCGGAGATGGTTTGTGGGACCTATTCACGGCGAGGAACCTTGGGTTGGAATTTTTGGGTGTCGGCGGCGACAGGAAGGCAGACCAACTGCGGGCACAAGATGCCCGTGTGGTTGCCGATCTGGCGGCCGGCTTGGAATTGCTTGATGACTTGAACTGACGGTGGTTCATTCGGAAGGTTAGCCTCGTCCGCACGGCGGACACTGTTAACTGTCGGGTCGGGTAGGTTTAGTCTGGTGCCCCGTAGAAGAGAAAAGGAAAAGTGGGCTTTGGATTGGGTGTTTCAACTTCACAGAGGAATGCCCCATGACCATCACCGCACAAACCCAGGCAGACCGCCCTGATCCGAGTGTGATCGCAGCGCAGAACGACGCGTTTCGCAAGCTCGCCTGCCTCGGAGTGCCGCCCGAGCAGCCCATCCAGGGCCGGATGCATGTGACCCGCTCGCTTATGGAGGCCGGTGACGGCTTCATGGCCGAGGCGGTGAAAGCCGCAGGGGCGTTCGACACGTTCGAGCCCGAGAATGATCCCGAAGGCTGGCATGATTTCGGGGCGGTCGAGATCCGGGGCGAGACTGTGTTCTGGAAAATTGATCTCTATGAGGCAGACTCGGATTTCCGCTACGGCGCCGAGACCCCGGACAATCCCGCCACCACCACGCGCGTGCTGACCATCATGCTGGCGCGCGACTGGTAGAAGGGCAGGGGACCCCTCCCACTGACATCCCAGACGATGAAGGCCCGCTGCCCCCCAAAAGGCAAAGCGGGCCTTCTGTCGTTGTGATCCCCGAACCCGGGGATTGGTCACACGCAAGCGCGCGGGCCGCATCTTGCCCACCGAGAAGGACATCCCATGAC contains these protein-coding regions:
- a CDS encoding site-specific integrase, whose product is MSSSKPEELSKLRDTLHRQRYSLTVIHNYCLYAGQFLAYLEEHAIDLRDVTPDFVAEYLRHAVRQFQRDRGRAPGSSWASIPRSGIHALLRSALPEWPPAPPAANEAERVARETCDQYEQWLRVERGLAEPSIKALMWEARHFCKWFVQRYEKVGLADLSVRDVDAYMDIRAPGLTRKSLKDVAERLRGFLRHLHRGKLHPDDLSGHVIAPLLYAYEGIPSILTADQIAAVLELAGQDSSPLGLRDHAILQLLANYGLRSGEVGRLQIEDINWRADTIRVQRSKSNASDVLPLMEPVGEAILRYLRDGRPDTNVRTIFVRSRAPYQAMMAGGLYGVVKRRLANAGIELAGKRGPHIFRHARAVSMLRASTPRKIIGDVLGHRSPESTAPYLKLATEDLRAIAINLPGREVRQ
- a CDS encoding HAD family hydrolase — its product is MPPKKTSVIVFDIDGTLTDSVAPHQAAFEAALRSFPFPALRTDWASYKHHSDSAIVQEAWEEAGFDGHPDMDGVEAQYRLALDNTICAHPILEIPGSSAFLSALEQTQWVACFATGSFRYGALRKLDALACPVDLDLLVTASEYQTREDIVAASIESARSRHSISDLDRVLSVGDGLWDLFTARNLGLEFLGVGGDRKADQLRAQDARVVADLAAGLELLDDLN
- a CDS encoding DUF3768 domain-containing protein, whose product is MTITAQTQADRPDPSVIAAQNDAFRKLACLGVPPEQPIQGRMHVTRSLMEAGDGFMAEAVKAAGAFDTFEPENDPEGWHDFGAVEIRGETVFWKIDLYEADSDFRYGAETPDNPATTTRVLTIMLARDW
- a CDS encoding tyrosine-type recombinase/integrase; amino-acid sequence: MRRWPEDGDELIEHYIARLPLNYAITPIYYRQALNSFRQVALRFGATDRQAFEYWLRERGEVWARSTVKNRARIVTRFLDALADEGRIGSSPISDLRRDYNAHSDTGVIRALMAPDPNQALEALRQPRPFESSLGELMRNHVERMQRRGYRYEAADVICRRFDRFLQRRPDLDGQPLEIMLENYRRTKTTANHPAECEKLARILNKALCHDDPSRPKRQSDNRPAKQVARGWRRPYIYSSEEIQKLLAIARTYPSPRAPSRPINLYTMLVLAYCAGLRIGEIARLTLGDVDMQAGTIAVRETKFFKSRILPLSDSAMDALRVLLEAREKAKVSRSPEAGLFWHDQKNRYYCRATISDHLVAILRMAGLKPVTGKTGPRIHDLRHTFVVHRILEWYRQGVNPQEKLPYLATYLGHRDINSTLVYITVTQELLHEASERFRAFASPGNADPAEVAS
- a CDS encoding helix-turn-helix domain-containing protein, with protein sequence MLGSSSADHLQILPATIVSLSKTYADGYVSQRHQHTRVQIMHAISGLMLAETTGANWAVPAGYGLIIPPETPHQTRMVGEVELRSIYISVADQVAGSRPPCRIIAMSELMSALVLRLCQMDNRDDGTGRVSYLTQFILLELADAPDAPLALPFPHSDGLRDVCSRLLADPSIYHGIDHWAEQCGMSRSTFTRAFRRETGLSFDAWRQRLRCQAAREYMARGVSLARVAQAVGYTSPYTLKRVLEKLG